In Romboutsia lituseburensis, a genomic segment contains:
- a CDS encoding 2-oxoacid:ferredoxin oxidoreductase subunit beta, with the protein MPSEVIKNNLRTNRLPHIWCPGCGHGILMRAIAVAIEESDIDKDKVCIVSGIGCSSRAAGYMDFNTVHTTHGRALAFATGIKLAKPDLHVIVISGDGDLTAIGGNHFIHACRRNIDITTIVFNNNIYGMTGGQYSPTTPNGDFATTAPFGNIDKPFDICELACGAGASFVARSTVYHVPNTIQYIKKALNHKGFSLVEGLSICPTYYGRKNKKGSPVILMNELKDRSINLTKKDTLTEEQLTEKILIGIFKDTITPEYTDEYKKVLDKFNK; encoded by the coding sequence ATGCCTAGTGAAGTAATTAAAAACAATTTAAGAACAAATAGACTTCCTCATATTTGGTGTCCTGGGTGTGGACATGGAATACTAATGAGAGCGATAGCAGTTGCAATAGAAGAATCTGATATAGATAAGGATAAGGTTTGTATAGTTTCAGGAATAGGATGCTCATCAAGAGCAGCAGGATATATGGACTTTAATACTGTTCATACAACTCATGGTAGAGCATTGGCATTTGCAACAGGAATAAAACTTGCAAAACCAGATCTTCATGTGATAGTAATTAGTGGAGATGGAGATTTGACAGCTATAGGTGGAAATCATTTTATACATGCATGTAGAAGAAATATAGATATAACAACAATAGTATTTAATAACAATATATATGGTATGACAGGTGGACAATATTCTCCAACTACCCCAAATGGAGATTTTGCAACAACAGCTCCGTTTGGTAACATAGACAAACCGTTTGATATATGTGAATTAGCTTGTGGAGCAGGTGCTAGTTTTGTAGCACGTTCAACAGTATACCATGTTCCAAATACAATTCAATATATTAAAAAAGCACTTAATCATAAGGGATTTTCATTGGTAGAGGGGTTAAGCATATGTCCAACATACTATGGAAGAAAAAATAAAAAAGGCTCACCAGTTATTTTAATGAATGAGCTAAAAGATAGAAGTATTAATTTAACTAAAAAAGATACTTTAACAGAAGAACAGCTAACAGAAAAAATTTTAATAGGTATATTTAAAGATACTATCACGCCTGAATACACAGATGAATATAAGAAAGTATTAGATAAGTTCAATAAATAG
- a CDS encoding 2-oxoacid:acceptor oxidoreductase subunit alpha: MTDRIKLLQGNEACVQGAIYAGMRFFAGYPITPSTEIAEISSLLLPKINGKFIQMEDEIGSIAATIGASLTGYKSMTATSGPGFSLKQECIGYASLVESPCVIVNVQRCGPSTGLPTSPSQGDLMQAKWGTHGDHTIIALSPSTVEETFNLTVKSFNFAEKYRVPVILLLDEVVGHLREKMRIPMAGELDVLNRKKPTCDYKEYKAYEDGKDFVPAMASIGEGYRYNVTGLMHDETGFPTNSTVETEKLMNRLFNKIEKNLDDILIYEEYETEDADVLFVSFGGSSRSCKDAVKMLRNENIKAGLFSIKTVWPFPEDKLIEVSKNAKQIAVVEMNKGQMILEVQRVLGKEKDIFGINKINGEVITPNEIIAKIKEECINA, encoded by the coding sequence ATGACTGATAGAATAAAGTTATTACAAGGAAATGAAGCTTGTGTACAAGGAGCAATTTATGCGGGCATGAGATTTTTTGCGGGGTATCCAATAACGCCATCTACAGAAATAGCAGAGATATCATCATTATTACTTCCGAAAATAAATGGAAAATTCATTCAAATGGAAGATGAAATAGGTTCTATAGCAGCTACAATAGGGGCATCTTTAACGGGATATAAATCAATGACAGCGACAAGTGGCCCAGGATTTTCTTTAAAACAAGAGTGTATAGGTTACGCATCATTAGTTGAATCACCATGTGTAATTGTAAATGTACAAAGATGTGGACCTAGTACAGGATTACCTACAAGTCCATCACAAGGTGATTTAATGCAAGCTAAGTGGGGAACTCATGGAGACCATACAATAATAGCATTGTCACCATCAACAGTAGAAGAGACATTTAATTTAACAGTAAAATCATTTAATTTTGCAGAAAAATATAGAGTACCAGTAATACTACTTTTAGATGAAGTTGTAGGCCATTTAAGAGAAAAAATGAGAATACCTATGGCAGGTGAGTTAGATGTATTAAATAGAAAAAAACCAACATGTGATTATAAAGAATATAAAGCATATGAAGATGGTAAAGATTTTGTACCAGCTATGGCAAGTATAGGGGAAGGCTATAGATATAATGTAACAGGCCTTATGCATGATGAAACAGGATTTCCAACAAATAGCACAGTAGAAACTGAAAAATTAATGAATAGATTGTTCAATAAAATAGAAAAAAATCTAGATGATATATTAATTTATGAAGAATATGAGACAGAGGATGCAGACGTTTTATTTGTTTCATTTGGAGGGTCATCACGTTCTTGCAAAGATGCAGTTAAAATGTTAAGAAATGAAAATATAAAGGCTGGATTATTTAGTATAAAAACAGTATGGCCATTCCCAGAAGATAAATTAATAGAGGTTAGTAAAAATGCAAAACAAATAGCTGTTGTTGAAATGAATAAAGGACAAATGATATTAGAGGTACAAAGAGTATTAGGAAAAGAAAAAGACATATTTGGTATTAATAAAATAAATGGTGAAGTAATAACTCCTAATGAGATAATAGCTAAAATTAAGGAGGAATGTATCAATGCCTAG
- a CDS encoding 4Fe-4S binding protein: MKKTLVVKKSWCKKCGICVEYCPVKILELKEDSISVTNPNKCIGCGQCEQRCPDYAIYLKKSE, translated from the coding sequence ATGAAAAAGACATTGGTAGTAAAAAAATCATGGTGCAAAAAATGTGGTATTTGTGTTGAATATTGTCCAGTAAAAATATTAGAGTTAAAAGAGGATTCAATAAGTGTAACAAATCCTAATAAATGCATAGGGTGTGGTCAATGTGAACAAAGATGTCCAGATTATGCAATATACCTAAAAAAAAGTGAATAA
- a CDS encoding MurR/RpiR family transcriptional regulator, whose product MDDTKDLKDSKKLISDIQAQYPRFSKGQKLIAQYILSNYDKVAFMTACKLGDTVGVSESTVVRFANALGYSGYPKLQAALQELIKNKLTTVQRVEMAKEYSDDYTILNKVLKSDMDNIKTTLEEIDHKAFEDSANRLLKARKIYILGMRSSFTIAQYLGFYLDIILDNVHIIRMDMGDAFEQIVRIDENDVIIAISFPRYSKKSYQIVNYAKEKGAHIISLTDSLFAPVASLADNTLLVKSNMASFVDSLVPALSIVNALIVAVGMKEKDDIKEYFDDLEKIWDRYSVYE is encoded by the coding sequence ATGGACGATACAAAGGATTTAAAAGATAGCAAAAAGCTTATATCAGACATCCAAGCTCAATACCCAAGATTTAGTAAAGGACAAAAACTAATAGCACAGTATATTTTGTCAAATTACGATAAAGTAGCATTTATGACTGCATGCAAACTAGGAGATACAGTAGGGGTAAGTGAATCTACTGTTGTAAGATTTGCAAATGCCTTAGGATACTCAGGATATCCAAAGTTACAAGCAGCACTTCAAGAGTTAATAAAAAATAAATTAACTACAGTGCAAAGAGTAGAAATGGCAAAAGAGTATAGCGATGATTATACCATACTTAATAAAGTTTTAAAAAGTGACATGGATAACATAAAAACTACTTTAGAAGAAATAGACCATAAAGCCTTTGAAGATTCAGCGAATAGATTATTAAAAGCAAGAAAAATATATATATTAGGTATGAGAAGTTCATTTACTATAGCTCAATACTTAGGATTTTATTTAGATATAATACTTGATAATGTCCATATAATTAGAATGGATATGGGGGATGCGTTTGAACAAATAGTAAGAATAGATGAAAATGACGTTATAATAGCTATAAGTTTCCCAAGATATTCTAAAAAATCATATCAAATAGTAAATTATGCAAAAGAAAAAGGAGCACATATAATATCTTTAACAGATAGTTTATTTGCACCAGTAGCATCTCTTGCAGATAATACACTTTTAGTAAAAAGTAATATGGCATCATTTGTTGACTCATTAGTTCCTGCTTTAAGTATAGTTAATGCACTTATAGTTGCAGTAGGTATGAAAGAGAAGGATGATATAAAAGAATACTTTGATGACCTAGAAAAAATATGGGATAGATACTCAGTATACGAGTAA
- a CDS encoding 2-oxoacid:acceptor oxidoreductase family protein, with amino-acid sequence MKVEVRLSGSGGQGLILAGIILAEGAISTNLNAVQTQSYGPEARGGASKCEVVISENEINFPKISNPNILLSLTQKSLNQYLKDMDNSGIIVIDSSIEVKCTENLNIYKFPIIDSSKEVTGSYVSANMVALGVISQLVKDVDIENIKKSIIKRVPKGTQESNIKAFEKGIELFRNNIDVNH; translated from the coding sequence ATGAAAGTAGAAGTAAGACTTAGCGGTTCAGGAGGTCAAGGTTTAATATTAGCCGGAATAATATTAGCAGAGGGTGCAATAAGCACTAACTTAAATGCAGTTCAAACACAATCATATGGGCCAGAAGCTAGAGGTGGAGCTAGTAAATGTGAAGTTGTTATAAGTGAAAATGAAATAAATTTTCCTAAAATTTCAAATCCAAATATATTATTATCTTTAACACAAAAATCTTTAAATCAGTACTTAAAAGATATGGACAATAGTGGTATAATAGTTATTGATAGTTCAATAGAAGTAAAATGTACAGAAAATTTGAATATTTACAAGTTTCCGATAATAGATTCTTCAAAGGAAGTGACTGGAAGCTACGTTTCAGCGAATATGGTTGCACTGGGAGTTATTAGTCAGTTAGTAAAAGATGTAGATATAGAAAATATTAAAAAGTCAATAATAAAGAGGGTTCCAAAAGGAACTCAAGAGTCAAACATAAAGGCATTTGAAAAAGGAATTGAACTTTTCAGAAATAATATTGATGTAAACCACTAA